One Synechococcus sp. JA-2-3B'a(2-13) genomic window carries:
- the pgk gene encoding phosphoglycerate kinase produces the protein MAKQTLGSLLSSGFDLAGKRVLVRADFNVPLDAQGNITDDTRIRAALPTVQALTQAGAKVILTSHLGRPVKKDKETGAVKVAREGNSLAPVATRLSQLLGQPVAFAPDCIGPEAEAVVNRLENGQVALLENVRFYPEEEDNDPEFARKLASLADLFVNDAFGSAHRAHASTAGVTAYLQPAVAGYLVERELQFLSGAIEDPRRPLAAIIGGSKVSTKIGVIERLLEKVDKLLLGGGMIFTFYQAQGIQTGKSLVETDKLDLARSLMEKAKERGVELLLPVDVVVADRFDKDAQAQTVSIHAIPEDWMGLDIGPESVKAFQSALQGCQTVVWNGPMGVFEFDRFALGTEAIARTLADLTQAGATTIIGGGDSVAAVEKVGLADKMTHISTGGGASLELLEGKVLPGIAALTEA, from the coding sequence ATGGCCAAACAAACACTGGGATCCCTGCTGTCATCCGGCTTTGATCTGGCCGGCAAGCGTGTGCTGGTGCGAGCCGATTTCAATGTCCCCTTGGACGCCCAGGGCAACATTACCGATGACACCCGCATTCGGGCTGCTCTGCCCACCGTCCAGGCCCTCACCCAGGCAGGCGCCAAAGTGATCCTCACCAGCCACCTGGGCCGCCCCGTCAAGAAGGACAAAGAGACAGGCGCGGTTAAGGTCGCCCGCGAGGGCAATAGCCTGGCCCCCGTGGCCACCCGTCTTTCTCAGTTGCTGGGCCAGCCGGTCGCCTTTGCCCCCGATTGCATCGGCCCTGAGGCCGAGGCGGTAGTGAACCGCCTGGAAAACGGCCAGGTGGCCCTGCTGGAAAACGTCCGCTTCTACCCAGAAGAGGAAGACAACGACCCGGAATTTGCCCGCAAGTTGGCCTCACTGGCCGACCTGTTCGTCAACGACGCCTTTGGCAGTGCCCACCGCGCCCACGCCTCTACTGCCGGCGTCACCGCCTACCTCCAGCCTGCTGTGGCTGGCTACCTGGTGGAAAGGGAGCTGCAATTCCTCTCCGGCGCCATTGAGGATCCGCGGCGCCCCTTGGCGGCCATCATCGGCGGCTCCAAAGTCTCCACTAAGATCGGCGTCATTGAGCGGCTCCTGGAAAAAGTGGACAAACTCCTGCTGGGCGGCGGCATGATCTTTACCTTTTACCAAGCCCAAGGGATCCAAACCGGCAAGTCTTTGGTGGAAACCGACAAGCTGGATCTGGCCCGCTCCCTGATGGAAAAAGCCAAAGAGCGGGGGGTGGAGCTGCTGCTGCCGGTGGATGTGGTGGTAGCCGATAGGTTTGACAAAGATGCCCAGGCCCAGACCGTTTCCATCCACGCCATCCCCGAGGATTGGATGGGCTTGGACATTGGCCCAGAATCGGTAAAAGCTTTTCAGTCCGCCCTGCAGGGGTGCCAAACCGTGGTCTGGAATGGGCCAATGGGCGTGTTCGAATTCGACCGCTTTGCCCTGGGCACAGAAGCCATTGCCCGCACCCTGGCCGATCTCACTCAAGCGGGAGCCACCACCATCATCGGCGGGGGAGACTCGGTGGCTGCCGTGGAAAAAGTGGGCCTGGCCGACAAAATGACCCATATCTCCACCGGTGGCGGAGCCAGCCTGGAGCTATTGGAAGGGAAGGTGCTGCCCGGCATTGCCGCTCTCACAGAAGCGTAG